GGTTGAATGCTTGTAGTCTCAATATGAAAGCAGTATAGAAGTTTTTGAAGTTGTTCTGGGCCTAAAGTATTTGAATGTTTTTATGTTGAAGAGCTGATAGGATTGCATGCTTAGCAGAATGTTAAatcttgtatattttaaatactattaATACTCTTGATGACATAAACAGAATTATTCAGAAATCTTAATAGTTTTTAGCATAGTATGTATTAGAACTTTGACTATAGAACTTATATATGTAtcaatttgtaatattttatagtttgaaATCAAGTCTGTTGTTTTATCTAAATTGGTGAGAATTGAATGCTATCTGTCAACGTTAAATATGAACATAATTTCATATCTTCTAGGAAAGTGCTTTAAGGCCTTTTTGTAAGCTTGGGAATGTATCCACGGGAAGGATTTTTCATAGACGGAATTTCCAGAAGTGAATCATACTACTGTTAGAACATAAGAGTGCATGATTGCTTTGTAGATAGTTATTGTTGAAAGTTTAGTTTGTATGTTTGtcaattatgatttttaaaatgttttcaatttttacatAAACTGTTtaaatgtgtaattttaaaattgaagttcCAATAACTTAAAAGAATTGAAATATATGAGGTTAAAAGGTTTCTTATTTTACTTAAACTGTTATTTTAAtgcttaaaaatttaaagttcttgTATAATTCTATTAAGTTGCATAGattaaagtgtttttaattgttgaattCTTAATGCACCCTCTGgagtataacttttttttttctttactgtataTACTTTGCCTTGGGTGTGTTAAGAATTGAGTTATACTTTATATAGTGGAACTTCTTATTATTGCAATGCATATTTTAAGAGTACTTGTTGAAAGCATACCATTCACCTAAAGTTAAAATTCTGGTTTATTTAAAGCTATAAGAAGAATCATTTCTGGGCTTGTGATGTTAATATTGCCCCCCTACTGGGGTTATTTGTCCTTGGGTTGAAGGGTTGGAAATCGTGCCAAATGGGATAACATTGCCGGTGGACTTCCAGGGGAGGAGTACGGGGGAGGCCTTCGTGCAGTTTGCTTCACAGGAAATAGCTGAAAAGGCTCTaaagaaacacaaggaaagaatAGGGCACAGGTGgggatggatggttggttggatATGTCACTTTTCTTATGGTAAACAATTAAATCCATATTCTCTCTGCTTAGAAAGAGGAAATTACCCATTCCCTATTCCTAGTTAATTGATAATCTGCTATAACTTCTAAATTTTCCCAGTTAATGTATTTCATTCAAATTAAATTTTAGGCTTTAAAATTATCCCTAGTTTATTGGGCTATCTTTACAATTTTGTAGGACTCTTAGTTTATTAACCCCAATCAATAGAGTTGAGAGACTATGGCTTTAAAAATTACTACAAACCTGTCTTTAGCTGTAATAACACCCACATAGGAAATTAATATTACCATAAGAAAATGTGATACTTTCTGATcttgtttttaaagttgaaatGCAACAAACTTTTTCTTGCTGTATAAATATTCTGCATATGTATTAATAAGNATAGCTTTCAAGAAATTGTCACAAAGGGTTTTATTCTCTTTGCTTGTGACTATTTTTCATTGAAGCATGCGCTTTTTTACCTATGCTGATTCTACTAAAAGCATAGGCTGGGTACTGGCGAAAAGAAGTGTGTAGTGTGGGCTAGATTGTTGGTGGAGGCTGGCTTTTTAGCCCACTTGCTACACATACTGCCAAAGGAGTTGAAATATGAAAGTTGAGTGGAATTATTCCCTCCTAAACCATTTACTTAGTACTCCTCTCTGCCTCTAAGGCTGGGCTCTGCCTCAgaggagtttttctttttttctataaagtTACAATAGTCTTTTGAGTGAATTTCTGGTCATTGCCTATACAAATGTAAGAAATCTGGCTTTAAATATTAGTCAGTTTCATGGCTATGACTAAATTGTTTTTCTTGTATAACAAAGTAATTGTATGACATGAACTAAtgttttctctcccctccccattccccttcctttTTGGACAATGCTTTAggtatattgaaatatttaagagCAGTCGAGCTGAAGTTAGAACTCATTATGATCCACCACGAAAACTTATGGCCATGCAGCGGCCAGGTCCCTATGACAGACCTGGGGCTGGCAGAGGGTATAACAGCATTGGCAGAGGAGCTGGTTTTGAGAGGATGAGGCGTGGTGCTTATGGTGGAGGTGTGTATATACTGAAccagcttgtatgtgtgtgtgtgtgtgttttttgtttttttgtttttgactaatcatactttttttctttcaggctATGGAGGCTATGATGATTATAATGGCTATAATGATGGCTATGGATTTGGTTCGGATAGATTTGGAAGAGGTAAGGTAAGAATTGAATTTCTCAATTGAAGGATACTTACACACTTGTCCATCTAGACCTCAATTATTGTTTTTCAGGAATGTCTGACCACAGATATGGGGATGGTGGCTCTACTTTCCAGAGTACAACGGGACACTGTGTACACATGCGGGGATTACCATACAGAGCTACTGAGAATGACATTTATAATGTAAGCATTCAACTAAATACACTTGGGATAATTCAGTACAGCAGTAAAAATATGGGGTGatcattatatattttgattGTTAAAAGCTAACTAATTTCAAATAActtgtattttagtttttttcaccACTCAACCCTGTGAGAGTACATATTGAGATTGGACCTGATGGCAGAGTAACTGGTGAAGCAGATGTTGAGTTTGCAACCCATGAAGATGCTGTTGCAGCTATGTCAAAAGATAAAGCAAATATGCGTAAGTGTGCTTTATTTGTAACCTCAGGCAGTTGAGTGACAAGCATTTAGAGTATAGAGTAGATTAGTAAGGGGATATATAGGAAAGATTAGATCTCTTAGTGGGGTAGCTTGGTTGTACTGAAGGAAGcttatgt
This sequence is a window from Mus pahari chromosome 14, PAHARI_EIJ_v1.1, whole genome shotgun sequence. Protein-coding genes within it:
- the Hnrnph1 gene encoding heterogeneous nuclear ribonucleoprotein H isoform X4, with amino-acid sequence MMLGAEGGEGFVVKVRGLPWSCSADEVQRFFSDCKIQNGAQGIRFIYTREGRPSGEAFVELESEDEVKLALKKDRETMGHRYVEVFKSNNVEMDWVLKHTGPNSPDTANDGFVRLRGLPFGCSKEEIVQFFSGLEIVPNGITLPVDFQGRSTGEAFVQFASQEIAEKALKKHKERIGHRYIEIFKSSRAEVRTHYDPPRKLMAMQRPGPYDRPGAGRGYNSIGRGAGFERMRRGAYGGGYGGYDDYNGYNDGYGFGSDRFGRDLNYCFSGMSDHRYGDGGSTFQSTTGHCVHMRGLPYRATENDIYNFFSPLNPVRVHIEIGPDGRVTGEADVEFATHEDAVAAMSKDKANMQHRYVELFLNSTAGASGGAYGSQMLGGMGLSNQSSYGGPASQQLSGGYGGGYGGQSSMSGYDQVLQENSSDFQSNIA